Part of the Streptomyces sp. NBC_00457 genome, GGCCCGTGGCGAGGAAGTGCACCAGCATGACCATGTGTCCGAGATGGCTGCGCATCAGCGTCTCGAAGAGCGAGGTGTAGTAGACGACGAAGGCGCTGCCGATGAACAGCACGCTCGCCACCACCGGATTCGAGATGAGCTTGACGTAGCGGCTGTGCAGGAGCTTCAGCAGCATCTCTCGCGGCCCGTCCGGTGAGCCCTTGGGAGCGGCGGGCAGCGCGCGCAGGGCGAGAGTGGCCGGCGCCCCCAGGACGAGCAGGATCGGCACCGACATGGCCAGGAGCATGTGCTGGCCCATGTGCACGCTGAACAGGACCTTGCCGTAGGTGTTCAGCCCGCTCATGGTCGCGAGCACGGTCAGCGCCAGGCCCAGCAGCCACGCGATCGTCCGCCCGACGGGCCAGTTGTCGCCGCGGGCGCGCAGCTTGCGTACGCCGGCCAGGTAGAGGAGCGCGGCGCCCGCGGTGCCGAAGGCGAACAGCGGGTCGAAGTGCCACTGCGTGAACAGCGGCGTCCACGGGAAGTCGCCGAGCGGTGGCGGAATCGGGAAGCCCAGCAGCTCCTCGGACGGCGACAGCGAGGCGTCACCCGCGCCCGGTGCGGGGGTGCGCGACAGGCCCACCGCGAGCCCCATCGCCGCCGCCATCAGCAGCAGTTCACCGGCCGCGAGCCGGACGAACGCCCGCCGCCTCCCCTCGGCGAGGGCGGGCAGGGTGCGGCGACGGTGCCAGTAGCCGATGCCGCCCAGCAGCGCGAGTGCCACCGCCTTCGTCAGCACCATCAGCCCGTACCGGCTGGTGAACACCTCAGTGAGGGACGGCAGTCGGACGGCGGCGTTGACGATGCCGCTGAGGCCGACCGCGAGCAGCGCCCACCCGGCGATCGGGCTGAACCGGCGGACCGCTGCGGTTGCCTGCTCCTCACGGCGCGCGGCGGCGACGAGCACGAAGACGAGGCCGCCGACCCAGACCGCGACCCCGAGCAGGTGCAGGGCGAGGCTGCTGACCGCGGCGTCATGGTTGCCGGCCGCCGAGGAGTGCCCGGTGAAGGCGGGCGGCAACAGTCCTGCCAGCGCGAGCACGAGTGCACACCGGGCCCAGCGGGCGCTGCCGATGCCTACGCACAGGGTGGCGATGACGCCTGCGGCTGCTGCGGTCAGGGCGTAGGAGCGGCCTTGGGCGTCGGTGGTGACGAAGTCCGCCACGATCGCGGGCGAGGAGATCTCGCCGACCGGCTGGGCGAACAGGTCGGACAGCGTGAACACCAGGACGGCGCCCGACGCAGCCGCCCACAGCCCAGCCGCGCAGGCAGCCCATGTGAGATAGCGGAGCTGTGCGGGGCCGAGGCGCCTGCCGCCGGGCAGCAGTACGACCACCAGCAGCAGCGCGCCGACGGTGGCCACGGCCGCCGCGTCCGTGAGAGTTCGGGCCACCGGCAGCCCCCACGCGGTCAGCGCGCCCGCGTCCGGAATCCCCGGGATCGCGGTGGCGGCACCACCGCCGGCCCATACGGCGATCAAGGCGACGGCGACACAGGCGCCTACCGCCACGGCCAGGACCAAAGGAAGTCGGGGCAGTCGGCCGGTACCGGCGGCCTTGGTGTCAGTCGCCATGGCCGGTCCGCCTCCGCCTCACCAGGTACGCGCCCACGGCTCCGGACGCGGCCAGCGCACCGGCCCCGGCGAGGACTGGCACGGTCGCGCCGGAGGATTGGTCATCGGCCCGGCCCGTCTCCGGCGACGGGGAGGCTGCGGTCTCCTGCTGGACCGTGGCCGATGGGCTCGGCGTCTGCGCGGTCTCCTTGACGGTGAAGGTGTACGAACCCGAGACGGGGTGCCCGTCGGCGGACACCACCCGGTAGCCGACCGTGTAACGGCCCGCGGGAGCACCGGTGTCGAGCGCGAGCGTGACGGTCTTGCCCTCGACCTGCGGCTCCCCCTCGGCGGCCGACGCTCCGTCCGCCCCCGTCACGGCGACCTTGGCGTACTTCTGGGTCATGGGGTCGCTGAAGGTCAGTGTCACGCGTGGGGGTAGCCCGGCGAGCGACGCGTCGGCCCCCGGGCTGCTGGTTTCCAGTTCGGTGTGGGCCGCGGCCTGCGGCGCGGTGACGGCCAGGGCCGCGAGGGCGGCGGGTACGACGAGGACACGTGCCGCCGTGCGGGCGGCACGCCGGTCGGTGACGTGCATGGTGTGGGACTTTCTGTCGTCCCCCGGCAGCACGGAGCCGCCGGGACGGGAGGACCGGCCCGCCGGGCGGTCCTCGCGTCGTGCCCGTCAGGGCAGGCAGGGACCGCCGATCGGCATCGGCCGGAAAAGGGCGAAGGGTGCAGCGGACGCACGCGCTCGGCGCGGCGGAGCCCTGCCCTCGTGCAGCCGCGCCAGCACCGCCGACCGCAGCGGCGCGCTGCTCTCCCGGAGCGTGACCTGCGGTCCGGTGCCATGGGCACGGCCGAGCAACGGCCAGACGAACAGCAGCAGTTGGCGTACGGCGGTCAGCAGCGGCCGGGACTGCCACAGCAACTGCTCCGTGACGCCCAGCAACCGGGCGGCGATGACCAGGGTGACCAGATGCCCGGCCAACAGCACACCGGCGGGCGGTCCGGCGTCCCCGCCGTGCTCGACCACGCCGGCCAGACCGCCCGGCACCGCGCCCCGGCCGGTCACGGCCTGGCAGGCACCGGGCAGCGCGTAGGCAACGTGGTAGGCGATCTGCGCTGCGGCGAGGACGCCGACCACCTGGCTGTCGGTCAGCCGACGCCGCGTCAGTACCGCCGCGCCCGGAACCGCCACGGCGGCGACCGCCGCGACGATGATCCACCGGGGCGCGTGACACTGGGACAGCGCATGTCCGGCCAGCGGCAGCAGCACGCACAGCACCGCGAGCACTCCGGCCCGCAGCCCGCGCAGCACCCCGGACGCCGGGGAGGCGGAGCCTGGCGGGCAGAGCGGTCGCATGAGGTCGAGCCTTCGGGAGTCCGTCGCGGGGGTTGGAGGCTGTGGGCACGGGCTGGAACACCGTACGCCTGGGCAGCGTACCCACCGCACGCCCGCGGCGGACCGCCGGGTGCCCCTCATCCCACCACCCTCCACCGATCGCACATTCCCGCAGGTCAGAGGCGTATTAACGGACATGACAAACGTCACCGGTGCAGCCTTTGCCGATTCGCTCACCGATGCGTCTCACTGCCACCGAGGCACCCGTCACGAGGGGCAAGGGGCACAGCGTGAGCGATCACGGACATGAGCACAGCGCGGGGCACGACCACGGCTCCGGGGGACACGCGGGGCACTCCCACGGCATCACCGCCGACGCCGACCGGCGCTGGCTGGGGATCGCGCTCGCGCTGATCACCACGTTCATGGCGGCCGAGGTCGTCGTCGGCGTCATGGCCCGTTCCCTGGCGTTGATCTCGGACGCGGCGCACATGCTCACCGACGCCGTCTCCATCGTGCTCGCCCTGATCGCGATGCGGCTGTCCGCCCGACCGGCCCGCGGCGGCTACACCTACGGCCTCAAGCGCGCCGAGATACTCTCCGCCCAGGCCAACGGCCTGACCCTGCTGCTGCTCGGCGCCTGGCTGGCGTACGAAGCCGTGGAGCGGTTGATCGACCCGCCCGAGGTCGAAGGCGGGCTGATGCTCGTCACCGCGCTCGCCGGCATCGCGGTGAACGTGGTGGCGACCTGGTGCATCTCCCAGGCCAACCGGTCCTCCCTCAACGTCGAGGGCGCCTACCAGCACATCCTCAACGACCTGTTCGCCTTCATCGGCACCGCGATCGCCGCGCTCGTCGTCGTACTGACCGGGTACGCCCGCGCCGACGCCATCGCCACGCTGGTCGTGGTCGCCCTGATGGTCAAGGCCGGGTACGGCCTGATGCGCGAGTCCGGTCGCATCTTCCTCGAGGCCGCCCCCGCCGACGTCGACCCCGACCGGCTCGGTGACGAACTCGTCGCCCAGCCTGCCGTCGTCGAGGTCCACGACCTGCACGTCTGGCAGATCACCTCCGGCCAGGCGGCGCTGTCCGCCCACGTCCTCGTCGAAACCGGCGGCGACTGCCACGCCGTACGCCGCGCCCTGGAGGAACGCCTTCGCCACGACTACGGCATCGACCACACCACGCTCCAGGTCGACCACGTCCCCGAACTGGTGCTCCAGGTCGGCGGTCCCGGTGAGACGGCCGACCTGGGGACGCACTGCGAGGATCCGCACGGTCCCGTGCACCGGAACGCGCCGCACGTCCACTGATTCCTGGCGGGGTGCCGCCGGGCTCCGGCGGCACCGCGCCTTTCATCCCGCCTTGGCGCCCCGCTGGGTGAGCATGTCGGCCATCAGGTCGATCTCCGCCTGCTGCCCGTCGACCATGGTCTGCGCCAGCCGTACGAGCTTGTCGTCGTCCGCCATCTTCACCGCGCCGCGCGCCATGTCGACGCCGCCCTTGTGGTGAGCGGTCATCAGCCGCAAGTAGAGGATCTCGGCGTTCTTCCCCTTGGCCTCGCGCAACTGGTCCAGCCGCGTGTTGGTGGCCATGCCGGGCATGAGCGAGCCGTCCTTCGCCTCGTACATCGCGCCGTGGCCCATCCACGTCATCGGCGTCTCGGTGGAGGACTTGTTCAGCTCCCACGCCTCCAGCCGGCCCAGCAGCATGCCGCGCTGGTTGGCCTGCGTGTTGATGACGTCGTACGCGAGGGTGCGCACCTCCTCGTCGTCGGTGCGGTCGCGGACGATGAACGACATCTCCACGGCCTGCTGGTGGTGCACGGCCATGTCCCGTGAGAATCCGGCCTCAACGGAATTGTCGCCAGGTGCGGACGCGTTCGCAGTGCCCTCAACCGCCCGCCACACGACGACGGCGGCTGCGACCGCCAACACGACACAGGCGAGGACGACGAGGGTGCGGCGGGTGACGGCCCCGGTCATGCGGCGATCCCTCCCGTGCAGGCGGCACCCGGCTCAGGGGTCTGCGCGCCCTGCACGTACTTGTCGAGGAACTTCTCCACCCGGGGGTCGGTGGCGGAGTCCACGCTCAGCTGCTTGCCCCAGGCGGACAGGACGATCGGCGACGACTGGTCGGCGAACGGGCTCATCAGCGTGTACGGGGTCTTGGTGACCCGGTCCTTGAGCGTGCTGACGTCGTTGTCCGCGGCCTTGTCGGTGTAGGTGATCCAGACCGCGCCGTGCTCCAAGGAGTGCACGGCGTTCGTCTCGCCGATCTCCTTGTCGTAGACGTCGCCGTTGCAGTTCATCCATGCCTGGTTGTGGTCGCCGCCGACACCCGGGGACATCTTGTAGTCGACCGGGGTGTTGACGTGCTTCTGGCTGAGGTCCTTGAAGGACTTCTCCCCCGCCACCGGCTTGGCGGCAGCGGCCTCCTCCGCGGCCTTCTCGCCCTGCGCCCGGTCGACGAGGTACCAGCCGCCTGCGACGACGCCGGCCACGATGACCCCGCTGCAGGTCCAGGTGATGATGCTGTTACGGCGTTCGCGCGCCGCCTGGGCGCGGCGCATCTCCTCCAGCTTGGCGCGGCGGGCGACGCGCTGTTCCTTGGCTCGGGAAGACCCCATGGCATGTCCTTGTCCCCACCGCGCGGGCAGGGCGCGGCGGTGCGATTCGAGCGGTCGAGGGCCTGCGCGCCCGTCAGGTGCGGGGGCAGGAGGGATCGGCGGGCACGACCCGATGCGCTTGGGCCGTGCGGTGTGCCCGGTCCTAGATCCGCTGAATCTGCAGGTGATGGATGCCTGGTGTGTGGACGAGAACGCCCGGTGCTCCGCGGGCGGGAGGAGAGTCCAGTGTCGGGACCGCGGTCGTCACGTCTGCCGACTGAGGTGACGGCACCGGCACGGAGGTGGTGGTGCCGGTGACGGCCTCGGCGGAGCGACAGTGCGCGTCGCCGGGCCCGTGCTCCGACTCGGGGCACTCGTGGCCGGCGGCCGAGCCGACAGCGGCGTCGGTGCGTACGACACTGTCCGGCGCGGAGGCGGCAGGCACGCGCAGCGTCGTGTCGGCGCTGTGGGCGCACACCGGGAGCACCCACATCAGCACGGCGAGCAGAGCGACACAGCGCAGCACGACAAGCGGGGTCGCGCGTCCTGTCGCGCCCCGGACGCCGTGGTACCGGTTGCTCATCGCCGCAGATCGTAGCCAAGCGGTGCCGGAGCCGGGGAGTTGAGCTTCAAATCGGGCCCGAGTCCATAGATTCAGGATTACCTGAATCCATGATTTCATGTACCGTCATGTCTGTGCTGAAACTCGCCTCCGACACCGACGCGCTGGCCCGCTTCGGCCGCGCGCTCGCCGACCCGATCCGCTGCCGCATCCTGCTCGCCCTCCGCGAGGCGCCCGCCCATCCGGCCGACCTCGCCGAGCGCCTGGAGATCTCCCGCACCCGGCTGTCGAACCATCTCGCGTGCCTGCGCGACTGCGGCATCGTCGTCACCGTCCCCGTAGGCCGACGCGTCCGCTACGAGCTGGCCGACGCCCGCCTCGGCCACGCCCTGGACGACCTGCGCGGCGCCGTAGTGGCCGTCGAGGCCGACCGGACCTGCCCGGACGCCGACGAGAAGGACTGCTGCTGATGGCGGTGCAGATATCCGTCGGACCCGCCCCGCAGCGCCGCACCCAACTCGCCCGGCGTATACGGCTCCTGGTCGCCGCCACCATCACCTACAACGTCATCGAGGCGTTCGTCGCGATCACCGCCGGTACGATCGCCTCCTCCACCGCCCTGATCGGCTTCGGCCTGGACTCCGTCATCGAGGTCTCCTCGGCCGCGGCCGTCGCCTGGCAGTTCTCCGCCCGCGAGCACGCCGTCCGCCAGGCGCGCGAAAAGACCACCCTGCGGATCATCGCCGTCTCCTTCTTCGCGCTCGCCGCCTACGTCACCGTCGACTCCGGCCGCGCCCTGACCGCCGCCCGCGAGGCCGCGCACTCCACCCCGGGCATCGTGCTCGCCTCCCTGTCCCTCGCGGTGATGCCGTTCCTGTCCGCGGCCCAGCGCAAAGCCGGGCGTGAACTCGGCTCGGCCTCGGCCGTGGCGGACTCCCAACAGACCCTGCTGTGCACATACCTGTCCGCAGTCCTGCTCGCCGGGCTGCTCGCCAACTCCCTCCTCGACTGGTCCTGGGCCGACCCGGCCGCCGCCCTGATCATCGCCGCCGTCGCGGTCAAGGAAGGACGCCAGGCATGGCGGGGCGAGGCCTGTTGCTCCGTGCCGGTCGGTCTCGCCGAGGCAGCGGGGCGGGAGACGGGCGACCGGGAGGGCTGCGGATGCGGCCCGGGCTGCTCGTGCCGCGGGCCGCAGAAGGAGGTGGACGAGCGATGACCGGCTGGGCCTGGGCGGCACTCGCGCTCTACGGGGCGTGGCTGATCGCGGCCTTCGGAATCCGCACGCTGATCCAGCGCCGGCGTACTGGCGACGCCGGCTTCCGCGGCCTGTCCGGCACTCCCGGCTCAGCCGCCTGGTGGGCCGGAGTGCTGTTCGCCGTGGCGCTGCTCGGCGCCGTAGCCGCACCAGCCGCGACCCTGGCGGGCGTGCCCGTCCTCGTCGAGGAGACTCCTGCGGTGTACGGCACCGGTGCGGCGATCGCCGTGCTCGGCGTGGCCGGCACGCTGATGGCACAGGGAGCCATGGGCGCCTCATGGCGCGTCGGCGTGGATCCCGACGAGCGCACCGCACTGGTCACCGGCGGCCTCTTCGCGTACGTCCGGAACCCCATCTTTACCGCGATGGGTGTCACCGGCCTCGGACTCACGCTGATGGTCCCCAACATCCTGGCGCTCGCCTCCCTCGCCGCCCTGATCGTCGCGGTCGAATTGCAGGTCCGCGTGATCGAGGAGCCCTACCTCCAGGCGACCCACGGGGCGGCCTACCTCACCTACGCGGCCCAGGCCGGGCGCTTCGTCCCCGGTGTCGGGCGACTGCAGATCCGGGGCGACGAAGCCGGGGCGTAGCACTGCGCAGATCTCAGTGCCCGCTTCTCAACCTCCGGTATGGACCCGCCAACTGCGCCCGCACAGCGGGAACGAGGTCAGCGTCACCCAACCTCTGCACACCAGCGTGCGACACCATCCGCCATGACAGAAGGATGGGGAATCGGCAGCCGAGCACACGTGGTGGTTCCTGCCCGTCCGCGGCCGGGATCGGGGCCGGTGCGGGGCGCCGACGCGACCTGTGCACCGGCGTCCCGCACTCAAGCATCACGAGCCTTGGATCATTTTCTTGATCTCAGGCAGCTTCGTGTCGGAGTCGACGTTGACGAAGATGACGTCATCAGACGCCTGTTCCAACCCGATAGCAATGCTGGGATCCACTCCCTCAATCGCATAGGCGGTCGTCGAGGTTGGCGTCGCCTGACCGTCGCTGTCATCGCTCGGCGTGTCGTCGCACGGCGGAAGGGTGGCGGCACCGAGCTTGTTCCCGAGGGTGAAGCCCCTGACCTCTGCGCCCGAGTACGTGCGGTTCTGGTACTCGGCCCGGTACGCGCAGGACGACGCAGACTCGCCGCCGTCGCTGTCGCTCGACGAGGTGCAGGCGACGGACATGGTGACCAGGACTGCCGACAGCAGCGTCCACACGGATCCGGTCCTGCCGATCGGGAGTGCGGCTTTCATCGGTACGCCTCCTCTTGGAGCGTCTGCTCCAGTTCAGTAGATGCTGCGGAGGCCGAGCACATCACCCTTGCCGAGCGTCCTGGCCCTCGTCGAGCACTCGATCGAGTTCCCGAACATGGTGAGGTTGTTGTGCGCCCCGTAGATGTCTTTCAGTCCGAAGATGTGCCCGGCCTCATGAGTACCGACGCTGCGGATGTCGTATTTGTTCGAGCAGTTGGCAGCCGGCTTGTTCGTGAAGTCGAAATCGTGGGTGTTGAAGCGGACGTCAGCCTCGCGCAGGTCGTTCTTGACGCCGGGCGTTGGCCAGGTACGCGAGCAGGTAGCGGCGACGGTGCCGTTCCCGAGATTGCCCGCGTCCCACGTGCTCAGCCCGTCGAAGCCGGTGCACGTGTTGCTGGAGTTGATGTCCCCTTCACGGGTCGTGTAGGCCAGGAAGTTGGCCTTGTGCGCGCCGACCTGGTCGCTGTAGCCGCAGTTGTTGCTGCTCTCGGTGATGTTGTCGAGCGCCTCGTAGAACGACCACAGGGCGTCGTTCTTGGACAGCCCTCCGGGCAGGCCGCCGTCACCGATGTACCAGTTGTAGGTGCCGTACTCTTTCTGGTCTTTCGTCGCGTACGTTCCGTCGCTGCACGCGCCGGGAGCGGCGGCCGCGTCCACGTCCGCAATCTCGGCCTCGGCGCTGGCATCGGACGCGTCCGCATCCGTGCTGTCCGACTCCTGCGACAGGTCGCCCGTCGTCTCAACCGGGTTCGACAGGACATCGGGTACGTCGGAGCCCGCGGTGGAGGTGTCCACACTGGCACTGGTCAGGTCGTAGGAGACCACGCCGCTGGAGGTGACCTCCAGTGTGAATCCGTGAGACGTGCCGTCCGCGGCCAGCGCGTCGACGCTCACGGCGGTATTGGGTTCGGGCACCGTCAAACCGGTGCCGTCGTACGTGACCACGCGCCCCACTGCATCGCACAAGATCACAGACGAGCCGGCGGGCAGCTCGCCAATGGTCAGCTCCCCTTCCGAAAGCTCACAGACGTCTGGCCCTGCCACGGCAACGTTCGCGCTGCCGGCGACCGCCGACAGCGAACCCGCGAGCGCGAAAGCCGTGATCGCTCTTCCTATGAGTCCTGGGTTACGCCCAGCCACTCTCCACCCCCCGTATCCTCCCGCTTGTGCGGGAATTGAACAGATCCGGAAGAGCGTAGCCGTCAAATCATCACAAAAACTGTCTGGTTAGAGACAAAATAATCTTGCTCCGTATGGCTAATTTTCGACTGGCACATGCCTCGAACTCGCCAGCGACCGGGCTAGGCGCAGCCCGGCGGTTTCTCCTCGGTCGGTACGAACTGCATCGTGGGCATCCCGACGGCGTCGAAGTTGGCGGTGTCCGGGCCGATCAGAGTCATGTAGCCGGCGAGTCTCTGACTGTCCTGCGAGGGCGGCTCCCCCTTGACCTGCTCGACACCGGGGAACACGGAGTCCAGAACCCACCAACGGCCCCCGAATTTCACCCACTTGATCCCGCAGCGCGTATAGATGTCGTACGGATACGGCTTGTGCTGCTCGGGCTCCGCCGGCCCTTCTTGCCACTTGTCCTTCGCGACGGTGCGGGCGGGCAGGGTGGGGCCGGTGTACCCCTCGTCATCCGGGTTGTCGGACGAGGACGAGCAGCCGGAGAGCAACAGCCCCGCACTCAGGAGCAGGACAGCGGCTTGGTACGACATTTTCATGTACCTCAGACGCTGCGGACGCATGTTCCGTTCGATCCCTGCGGGCCTCAACAGCTGCGGCGGCCCAACGTGGAGAGCCCGCGCCGATGCGTATCCTCGTGGTGCTGACCTGCGGCATCGAGGTGGAGAAACAGGCACCACGGATGCAGGACCGCTTCCCCGTTGACCCGGATCCCCGTCGCGTCTCGCCGCAGAGTCCGCGCCGAACGCGGGTTCGGTGAGCCCCGGTTGCTCTAGGCGCAACAGCACCGTGCCGGTTACGGTGCCTGCGGCCCACGTCTGTGACGAGCCGGACGTTCCAGGTGATCGCAGCCACGCCCGGAGCCATATCCGTTTCGCCTGCGTGCCACAACGAGCGGAGAGGGCCCGAGGGGAATCGCGGTCTTCAGCAGCAGTTCTTCGCTTCGGCGTCGACGCAGGTACGGTCGGTCTCGACGGCGACCACGGCGGTGCGCAGGTCGTCCAGGGCGTGGCCAAGGCGGGGGTCGGCCAGCTCGTAGCGGGTGCGGCGACCGTCGGGCACGGTGACTACCAGGCCGCAGTCGCGCAGGCACGCCAGGTGGTTCGACAGCCGGGTGCGCGAGACGCCGAGGGCGTCGGCGAGGTCGGCGGGGTAAGCGGGGGCGTCACGGAGGGCCAGCAGGATGCGGCAGCGGATCGGGTCGGCGAGCGCGCGGCCGAACCGGGCCAGCACCTCGATGTCGGAGGCAACAGTCAGCACACCACGACCATACAGGACTTCCTGAATTCAGACAGTCGTGTATGCCTCGAGGGTGCATGTGTGGCCCGACCTCCCGTACGGCTCGGGCGGGCGCGTGAGGACCACGCCCTGGACACCATGGCCGGAGGTGACGGACGCGGGCACAACACGGTGCCGTAGCTCAACTTCCTGCAGGAAGGCGGAGTTCCACCTCACAGAACAAGGCGCCCGGCCGGGAAAGCCCAGCCGGGCGCCTGCATGGGATTGCTCTGCCGGATCAGAAACATCGGTTCAACGCCGGTTCGGAATGCAGGCGCATTTCTGTTACGCCGTGCCGGGTGCGATTCCCGACAGGTCCGCGGTGTGCGTGCGGCCATGCGGGTCGGGGCAGTGCGGGCGGGGCTCGGCATCGTTCCGCTTGGCCGGTGCGTGGTCGACCTGCAGGGTGAGGTGCTCGATGCCGTACTGGTCGTGCAGCATGTGCTCGACGTCGGCGCGCACGTCATGACACACGGCCTCGGGCCGTACCAGGATGTGCGCCGACAGCGCCGGGTAGCCGGAGGTCACCTCCCAGATGTGCAGGTCGTGCACCTCGACGACGTGCTCGAGCGCGGCCGTCCGGGCGCCGACCTCGTCGGGGTCGAGGCCGGCAGGTGCGGCCTCCATGAACACCCGGCCGGAGTCGCGCACCAGCCCCCAGCCGGCCTTGACCATCAGAGCGGCCACGAGCAGGGCTGAGATGGCGTCCGCCCGGGCCCAGCCGGTGAGCCAGACCACCAGGCCGGCAGCGGTCGTGCCGATGAAGGCGAAGAGGTCGTTGAGCAGGTGCTGGAAGGCACCCTCGACGTTGAGCGAGGACCGGTTGGCCTTGCTGACCAGCCAGGTGGCGACGATGTTCACGGCGATACCGGCCACGCCGGTGACCACCACGTACAGCCCTTCGACCTCGGGGGGTTGGATGAGGCGGTGGATCCCCTCGTACACGAAGTAGACCGCGAGCAGCAGCAACGTGAGGCCATTGACCTGGGCGGATACGATCTCGGCGCGCCGTAGGCCGTAGGTGAACCCGCCGCGCGCCGGACGGGCCGCGATCCGCATGGCGACCAGCGCGAAGACGAGGGCCATGGCGTCGGTGAGCATGTGCCCCGCGTCCGAGATCAGCGCGAGTGACTGCGCGAGGACACCGACGACCACCTCGATGGCCATGAAGCCGACGATCAGTACGAGGGCTCCGGTGAGGTAGCGCCGGTCGGCGTCGGCGCTCACACCGCGCTGATGGCCGTGCGCGTGCGTCTGTGTATGTGCGTCTGGGTCATGGGTGCCCATGGGGTCTCCCTGTTCTCGGTCGGTGTCACAGGTCGTTGGTGGTACGCCGATGTCACAGGTCGCCGGTGTGGTCCGCGTCCGACGCGGTATGGCTGTCGCTCGGCCTGCATGCAGCCTTCAGCAGGTCGCCCAGCGCGTGGCCGAGACGGGTGTCGCTCAACTCGTAGCGCAGTCGGCTGCCTTCGGGGACAGCGACCACCAGACCCTGCTCGCGCAGCGCGGACAGATGCCCGGCGAGCACCGAGCCGTCGAGGCCGGTGCGGTCGGTGAGGTCGGCGGCGTCCGCGGGCGCACACCGCAACGCGAGTACGAGTCGGCATCGTTCGGGATCGGCGAGGGCACGACCGAAGTGGGTGAGCACTTCGGCCTCTCCGGCAGCTTTCAACATGGAACGAGAGTACAGGACATCCTGAATTCAAAGGAAGGTGGATTCACTCGCTCGTGGATCGATGGGGTGGCTGGGGTTCCTCTGCACCCCGGACAGAGCCTGTGGTGCCCGCTGCTCGAACTGACGCTGACTCAGCTCACGCCGTGCCGGAGATCGTTGTTCGCGGTCGTCCTCAGCACTGTTCATCGCGCGTTCGGTTTCTCCCTCGAAACTCAACTGTCCCCCCACATCAGTTGAAGGAGAGGCTTCACGATGACGGACAGACACAGCGAAGATCCTGAGTACTCGGCGATCTCTCGGCGACGTTTAGTCAAG contains:
- a CDS encoding cytochrome c oxidase assembly protein, which gives rise to MATDTKAAGTGRLPRLPLVLAVAVGACVAVALIAVWAGGGAATAIPGIPDAGALTAWGLPVARTLTDAAAVATVGALLLVVVLLPGGRRLGPAQLRYLTWAACAAGLWAAASGAVLVFTLSDLFAQPVGEISSPAIVADFVTTDAQGRSYALTAAAAGVIATLCVGIGSARWARCALVLALAGLLPPAFTGHSSAAGNHDAAVSSLALHLLGVAVWVGGLVFVLVAAARREEQATAAVRRFSPIAGWALLAVGLSGIVNAAVRLPSLTEVFTSRYGLMVLTKAVALALLGGIGYWHRRRTLPALAEGRRRAFVRLAAGELLLMAAAMGLAVGLSRTPAPGAGDASLSPSEELLGFPIPPPLGDFPWTPLFTQWHFDPLFAFGTAGAALLYLAGVRKLRARGDNWPVGRTIAWLLGLALTVLATMSGLNTYGKVLFSVHMGQHMLLAMSVPILLVLGAPATLALRALPAAPKGSPDGPREMLLKLLHSRYVKLISNPVVASVLFIGSAFVVYYTSLFETLMRSHLGHMVMLVHFLATGLLFFWVIIGIDPGPRRPPYLGRLFVLILTMPFHSWFSISLMSSTALIGEGWWTLLDRPWVADALDDQYNGGAIAWATGDIPVLITTIVLAIQWMRSDQREARRVDRQIERGGDTDPLAAYNAYLASLHARDRRPARPDTPHEES
- a CDS encoding copper resistance CopC family protein yields the protein MHVTDRRAARTAARVLVVPAALAALAVTAPQAAAHTELETSSPGADASLAGLPPRVTLTFSDPMTQKYAKVAVTGADGASAAEGEPQVEGKTVTLALDTGAPAGRYTVGYRVVSADGHPVSGSYTFTVKETAQTPSPSATVQQETAASPSPETGRADDQSSGATVPVLAGAGALAASGAVGAYLVRRRRTGHGD
- a CDS encoding cation diffusion facilitator family transporter, which produces MRLTATEAPVTRGKGHSVSDHGHEHSAGHDHGSGGHAGHSHGITADADRRWLGIALALITTFMAAEVVVGVMARSLALISDAAHMLTDAVSIVLALIAMRLSARPARGGYTYGLKRAEILSAQANGLTLLLLGAWLAYEAVERLIDPPEVEGGLMLVTALAGIAVNVVATWCISQANRSSLNVEGAYQHILNDLFAFIGTAIAALVVVLTGYARADAIATLVVVALMVKAGYGLMRESGRIFLEAAPADVDPDRLGDELVAQPAVVEVHDLHVWQITSGQAALSAHVLVETGGDCHAVRRALEERLRHDYGIDHTTLQVDHVPELVLQVGGPGETADLGTHCEDPHGPVHRNAPHVH
- a CDS encoding DUF305 domain-containing protein; the protein is MTGAVTRRTLVVLACVVLAVAAAVVVWRAVEGTANASAPGDNSVEAGFSRDMAVHHQQAVEMSFIVRDRTDDEEVRTLAYDVINTQANQRGMLLGRLEAWELNKSSTETPMTWMGHGAMYEAKDGSLMPGMATNTRLDQLREAKGKNAEILYLRLMTAHHKGGVDMARGAVKMADDDKLVRLAQTMVDGQQAEIDLMADMLTQRGAKAG
- a CDS encoding DUF3105 domain-containing protein, whose protein sequence is MGSSRAKEQRVARRAKLEEMRRAQAARERRNSIITWTCSGVIVAGVVAGGWYLVDRAQGEKAAEEAAAAKPVAGEKSFKDLSQKHVNTPVDYKMSPGVGGDHNQAWMNCNGDVYDKEIGETNAVHSLEHGAVWITYTDKAADNDVSTLKDRVTKTPYTLMSPFADQSSPIVLSAWGKQLSVDSATDPRVEKFLDKYVQGAQTPEPGAACTGGIAA
- a CDS encoding ArsR/SmtB family transcription factor, with the translated sequence MLKLASDTDALARFGRALADPIRCRILLALREAPAHPADLAERLEISRTRLSNHLACLRDCGIVVTVPVGRRVRYELADARLGHALDDLRGAVVAVEADRTCPDADEKDCC
- a CDS encoding cation transporter — translated: MAVQISVGPAPQRRTQLARRIRLLVAATITYNVIEAFVAITAGTIASSTALIGFGLDSVIEVSSAAAVAWQFSAREHAVRQAREKTTLRIIAVSFFALAAYVTVDSGRALTAAREAAHSTPGIVLASLSLAVMPFLSAAQRKAGRELGSASAVADSQQTLLCTYLSAVLLAGLLANSLLDWSWADPAAALIIAAVAVKEGRQAWRGEACCSVPVGLAEAAGRETGDREGCGCGPGCSCRGPQKEVDER
- a CDS encoding methyltransferase family protein → MTGWAWAALALYGAWLIAAFGIRTLIQRRRTGDAGFRGLSGTPGSAAWWAGVLFAVALLGAVAAPAATLAGVPVLVEETPAVYGTGAAIAVLGVAGTLMAQGAMGASWRVGVDPDERTALVTGGLFAYVRNPIFTAMGVTGLGLTLMVPNILALASLAALIVAVELQVRVIEEPYLQATHGAAYLTYAAQAGRFVPGVGRLQIRGDEAGA
- a CDS encoding DUF6281 family protein, which gives rise to MKAALPIGRTGSVWTLLSAVLVTMSVACTSSSDSDGGESASSCAYRAEYQNRTYSGAEVRGFTLGNKLGAATLPPCDDTPSDDSDGQATPTSTTAYAIEGVDPSIAIGLEQASDDVIFVNVDSDTKLPEIKKMIQGS